From one Triticum aestivum cultivar Chinese Spring chromosome 4B, IWGSC CS RefSeq v2.1, whole genome shotgun sequence genomic stretch:
- the LOC123091682 gene encoding O-fucosyltransferase 9, whose translation MMLRGMGFDNTTFLYVASGKIYNAAKYMAPLRQMFPLLQTKDTLALSEELAEFEGYSSRLAALDYTVCVQSEVFVTTQGWNFPHFLMGHRRYLLGGNAKTIKRDKRKLVLSFDDPNIRSRFKHHMLEILHHSDIRGITFRKPNDSIYTFPMPDCMCQQDGI comes from the exons ATGATGCTGCGAGGCATGGGGTTTGACAATACAACCTTCCTCTATGTTGCCTCCGGTAAAATATACAATGCTGCAAAATACATGGCTCCCCTTCGCCAGATGTTCCCTCTTTTACAAACCAAGGACACTCTTGCATTGTCTGAAGAGCTTGCTGAGTTTGAG GGGTACTCTTCTCGGTTAGCAGCATTAGATTACACCGTCTGTGTTCAGAGCGAAGTGTTTGTGACGACTCAAGGGTGGAACTTCCCTCACTTTTTGATGGGACACAGGCGTTACCTATTAGGAGGGAATGCAAAGACAATAAAACGTGACAAACGGAAGCTGGTCTTATCTTTTGACGACCCAAATATCAG GAGTCGATTCAAGCACCACATGCTGGAAATACTGCACCATAGTGACATAAGGGGCATCACATTCAGGAAACCTAATGATTCCATATACACCTTCCCAATGCCTGATTGCATGTGCCAACAAGATGGAATATGA